The proteins below are encoded in one region of Triticum aestivum cultivar Chinese Spring chromosome 1B, IWGSC CS RefSeq v2.1, whole genome shotgun sequence:
- the LOC123095082 gene encoding mavicyanin-like: MLRMVLSASLTVGVPAGSWDLQTNYTMWALRTRFTIGYEFQFQYSTTVHNVVEVRKAGYDAYNSSSPIAMFLTSNDVVPLAAIGMRYFICGVLGHRVAGMKVQVNVKSKAVWTVRRCRGMGKRLRCRSETILSSAMTAGIDQSAMARLGLAFVAAGLVLFY; encoded by the coding sequence ATGCTCCGGATGGTGCTCAGCGCCAGTCTCACGGTGGGTGTGCCGGCCGGATCATGGGACCTACAGACCAACTACACCATGTGGGCTTTGAGAACTAGGTTTACCATCGGCTATGAGTTCCAGTTTCAGTACTCCACCACCGTGCACAATGTGGTGGAGGTGAGAAAGGCTGGGTACGACGCCTACAACAGCTCCAGCCCCATCGCGATGTTCCTAACCAGCAACGATGTCGTCCCACTTGCAGCCATTGGGATGCGGTACTTCATTTGCGGCGTCCTAGGGCATCGCGTCGCCGGTATGAAGGTTCAAGTCAACGTGAAGTCGAAGGCAGTGTGGACAGTACGACGGTGCCGAGGGATGGGGAAGCGGCTCCGGTGCCGGTCCGAGACTATCTTAAGCTCGGCCATGACGGCTGGTATTGATCAGTCTGCGATGGCGCGACTAGGTCTGGCCTTTGTCGCGGCTGGTCTCGTGTTGTTCTATTAG
- the LOC123095105 gene encoding uclacyanin 1-like: METKALILITVAMTILGMALGASHTVGAPHGSWDIQTNYSQWVSRIRFTTGDELKFQYSAAVHNVVEVSKTGYDSCNGSSPISTFPTGNDVVPLATIGTRYFICGVSGHCNAGMKVEVNVKSKEVRTVQRCRRTGNRRRCQSETVLSSAMSADVDQSTVARLGLIVVAAGLMLFF, translated from the coding sequence atggagaccaaagctcttatTCTGATCACCGTGGCCATGACCATTCTTGGGATGGCACTCGGTGCCAGCCACACCGTAGGCGCACCACACGGGTCATGGGACATTCAGACCAACTACTCTCAGTGGGTTTCGAGAATCAGATTCACCACCGGCGATGAGCTCAAGTTCCAGTACTCCGCCGCCGTGCACAACGTGGTGGAGGTGAGCAAAACGGGGTATGACTCCTGCAACGGCTCCAGCCCCATATCGACTTTCCCGACCGGTAATGATGTTGTTCCGCTTGCCACCATCGGGACCCGGTATTTCATCTGTGGCGTCTCCGGGCACTGCAACGCCGGCATGAAGGTCGAGGTCAACGTCAAGTCGAAAGAAGTGCGGACTGTGCAACGGTGCCGACGGACAGGGAACCGGCGTCGCTGCCAGTCCGAGACTGTACTAAGCTCAGCTATGTCGGCTGATGTTGATCAGTCTACGGTGGCCCGACTCGGTCTAATAGTTGTTGCGGCTGGTCTTATGTTGTTCTTTTAG
- the LOC123095093 gene encoding mavicyanin-like, translating to MGAKVLILITVAVAMLGMVLGASHTVGAPAGSWDLQTNYTLWASGTRFTIDDELQFQYPNIMHNVVEVRKAGYDACNSSSPITTFLTGNDVVPLAAIGTRYFICGIPGHCIAGMKVQVNMKSKAVRTVQRCRGTGKRLRCRYETVLSSATAAGIDQSTVARLGLAIVATGLMLFF from the coding sequence ATGGGGGCTAAAGTTCTTATCCTGATCACCGTGGCCGTGGCCATGCTCGGAATGGTGCTCGGCGCCAGTCACACGGTGGGCGCGCCGGCCGGATCATGGGACCTGCAGACCAACTACACCCTATGGGCTTCGGGAACTAGATTTACCATCGACGATGAGCTCCAGTTTCAGTACCCCAACATCATGCACAATGTGGTGGAGGTGAGAAAGGCTGGGTATGACGCCTGCAACAGCTCCAGCCCCATCACGACGTTCTTGACCGGCAACGATGTCGTCCCACTTGCGGCCATTGGGACGCGGTACTTCATTTGCGGTATTCCAGGGCATTGCATCGCCGGTATGAAGGTTCAAGTTAACATGAAGTCGAAGGCAGTGCGGACAGTACAACGGTGCCGAGGGACGGGAAAGCGGCTCCGGTGCCGGTACGAGACTGTATTAAGCTCGGCCACGGCGGCTGGCATTGATCAGTCTACGGTGGCGCGGCTAGGTCTGGCCATTGTCGCGACTGGTCTCATGTTGTTCTTTTAG